A part of Caldisericia bacterium genomic DNA contains:
- a CDS encoding PQQ-binding-like beta-propeller repeat protein — MRSKILLTIFILVLVLSLGKFNVKGNINQGSMWTTFMKDSKHTGFADIEIDPNKLPKKDDPVAKSQLSTNSKSSPIVANGYVYVGDAQGKVYAFSINDAKNVVINGGNWQPKWIFQTPNIIDGSPLFYNGKIYVCSGGDVNKNSGIYAINALTGEKIWEFSDANNPTIFRGQAEGSPIIAENRIVFATNGLESYVYALDPETGGLIWRFPLSNHGVKGSPCYLGGSVYVLTFDGLVYAIDVLSGVSPIPYYKPTGITAFQNYSSISTDGNYLYIPIKSSYSFENGKIVFLTTLLSFVREFSTNSQFSATASVGDDSIYIGDELGRFYSIEKTTGTIRGGFPFQTGGKIESSAAISGNYIYFGSNDKKIYGLNRRTGEKIWEYETQGEIQSSPAIAEGGIFVVSQDHYLYAFFENDFDINVTPDTQISYVGGEVSFTINLIPFSNFSGSVELTLENAPANLIYNFEPKILTNEIKTSTLKINIPEGVSSGTYNMRIVAKSLVSRRLRNIRLSVNVEPYFSLNVNPDKGEIYVGDDEFTFNISFTPYGGFTDTISLSIENPPPGIQYEFNPSAINSSFPNSKLIVRAILTTIPQSYTLRIKGVSGSIIRTKDVTLLVKPQVEGSFILNVSNILNKNNIYQGETGIFRISLEGVGGFNTKVKLSLLNPPLNSEVRFSPQEIYPGQTSTLTIATQDTTPANSYLITLVGRGGGKSFTTTINLNVLVKPTGDFKIEIEPPLERSVTKGGTLFYIVKIKRDNIFKDNVNLKLELQDGPIPQGIIYSFVPETIPYVIDTSYLKIEFPTNINSGTYKFVVKGESGGKVRAQNLIVSLYDESATTIALLPSQINVTNGELFNIDININNVTDLVSLSMYILFDPEFMQVEEIKGGSFISSDNITPIVSYKIYNLEGYVILQAVRPQIKGISGNGTLFTITFRSIKEGDTSIKIANLNLYNSVPNYIPCKVFINNIKISASGGVRGDVNGDKIVNGLDLILLMQAFGSTPQDLNWNPNCDFNGDLIINGIDLIILAQNWGKVIP; from the coding sequence ATGAGAAGTAAAATTTTATTAACAATTTTTATTTTAGTTTTAGTTCTATCTTTGGGAAAATTTAATGTTAAAGGAAATATAAATCAGGGGTCTATGTGGACAACATTTATGAAAGATTCAAAACATACAGGATTTGCAGATATTGAAATAGATCCAAATAAATTACCAAAAAAAGATGATCCTGTTGCAAAGAGTCAACTTTCAACAAATTCAAAATCATCTCCAATTGTTGCAAATGGATATGTTTATGTTGGAGATGCTCAAGGTAAAGTTTATGCATTTAGTATAAATGATGCAAAAAATGTTGTTATTAATGGTGGTAATTGGCAGCCTAAATGGATTTTTCAAACACCAAATATAATAGATGGATCACCTCTATTTTATAACGGAAAAATTTATGTATGTTCTGGTGGCGATGTAAATAAAAATAGTGGTATTTATGCAATTAATGCTCTTACTGGTGAAAAAATTTGGGAATTTTCTGATGCAAATAACCCAACAATTTTCAGAGGTCAGGCAGAGGGTTCCCCTATAATTGCTGAAAATAGAATTGTTTTTGCAACTAATGGTTTAGAATCCTATGTTTATGCTTTAGATCCAGAAACTGGTGGGCTTATTTGGAGATTCCCACTTTCAAATCATGGAGTAAAAGGTTCTCCATGTTATCTTGGTGGTTCAGTTTATGTATTAACTTTTGATGGTTTAGTATATGCAATAGATGTTCTGAGTGGTGTTTCTCCAATTCCATATTATAAACCTACTGGAATTACCGCGTTTCAAAATTATTCATCAATTTCCACTGATGGAAATTACCTATATATTCCTATAAAATCATCTTATTCATTTGAGAATGGCAAAATAGTTTTCTTAACAACTCTTCTTTCTTTTGTAAGAGAGTTTTCAACAAACAGTCAATTTTCTGCAACAGCATCTGTTGGCGATGATTCAATATATATTGGTGATGAACTAGGTAGATTTTATTCAATTGAAAAAACAACAGGTACTATTAGGGGTGGGTTTCCATTTCAAACAGGTGGAAAAATTGAAAGTTCTGCAGCAATTTCTGGAAATTATATTTATTTTGGATCTAATGACAAAAAAATCTATGGTTTAAATAGAAGAACAGGAGAAAAGATATGGGAATATGAAACACAAGGAGAAATTCAGTCTTCTCCTGCTATTGCAGAAGGTGGAATATTTGTTGTATCTCAAGATCATTACCTTTATGCATTTTTTGAAAATGATTTTGATATAAATGTTACACCTGATACTCAAATAAGTTATGTTGGTGGAGAAGTCTCTTTTACAATAAATTTAATACCTTTTAGCAATTTTTCAGGTAGCGTAGAATTAACTCTTGAAAATGCACCAGCAAATTTAATATACAATTTTGAACCTAAAATTCTAACAAATGAGATTAAAACTTCTACTTTAAAAATAAATATACCTGAGGGAGTTTCCTCTGGAACTTATAATATGAGAATTGTGGCAAAAAGTTTGGTTTCAAGAAGATTAAGAAATATACGTCTTTCAGTGAATGTCGAGCCATATTTTTCATTAAATGTAAATCCTGATAAGGGAGAAATATATGTTGGAGATGATGAATTTACATTTAACATATCTTTTACACCATATGGAGGATTTACTGATACAATATCTCTTTCAATTGAAAATCCACCACCTGGAATTCAATATGAATTTAATCCTTCAGCTATTAATTCGTCATTTCCAAACTCAAAATTAATAGTTAGAGCAATTCTTACAACAATACCTCAATCTTACACTTTAAGAATTAAAGGAGTAAGTGGTTCAATTATAAGAACAAAAGATGTAACTTTACTTGTTAAACCTCAAGTAGAAGGCTCCTTTATTTTAAATGTTTCAAATATTTTAAACAAAAACAACATCTATCAAGGTGAGACTGGAATATTTAGAATATCTTTAGAAGGTGTTGGTGGTTTTAATACAAAAGTTAAATTAAGTTTATTAAATCCTCCACTAAATAGTGAAGTAAGATTTTCACCACAAGAAATTTATCCAGGTCAGACTTCTACTTTAACAATTGCAACACAAGATACAACACCAGCAAATTCATATCTTATTACATTAGTTGGAAGAGGTGGAGGTAAAAGTTTCACAACAACAATAAATTTAAATGTTTTAGTTAAACCAACCGGAGATTTTAAGATTGAAATAGAACCTCCATTAGAAAGAAGTGTAACAAAAGGAGGCACTTTATTTTATATTGTTAAAATAAAAAGAGACAATATTTTTAAAGATAATGTTAATTTAAAACTTGAATTACAAGATGGACCTATACCTCAGGGTATAATTTATAGTTTCGTTCCAGAAACAATTCCATATGTTATAGATACTTCATATTTAAAGATAGAGTTCCCAACTAATATAAATTCTGGGACATACAAATTTGTTGTAAAAGGAGAAAGTGGAGGAAAAGTTAGAGCACAAAATTTAATTGTATCCCTTTATGATGAAAGTGCTACAACTATTGCTCTTTTACCATCTCAAATTAATGTTACAAATGGAGAACTATTTAACATTGACATCAATATTAATAATGTTACTGATCTTGTTTCACTAAGTATGTATATACTTTTTGACCCAGAATTTATGCAAGTTGAAGAAATTAAAGGAGGTAGTTTTATCTCAAGTGATAATATAACACCAATAGTTTCTTATAAAATTTATAATCTTGAAGGTTATGTGATATTGCAAGCAGTTAGACCTCAAATTAAAGGTATAAGTGGTAATGGTACACTATTCACAATAACATTTAGAAGTATAAAAGAAGGAGATACATCTATTAAGATTGCTAATTTGAATTTATATAATTCAGTACCAAATTATATTCCATGTAAAGTTTTTATTAATAATATAAAAATTTCTGCATCTGGTGGAGTTAGAGGTGATGTAAATGGAGATAAAATTGTAAATGGTCTTGATTTGATATTATTAATGCAGGCTTTTGGCTCCACTCCTCAAGACTTGAACTGGAATCCAAATTGTGATTTTAATGGTGATTTAATAATTAATGGAATTGATTTAATAATATTAGCTCAAAATTGGGGAAAGGTTATTCCTTAA
- a CDS encoding 3'-5' exonuclease translates to MGFILNLIEKELNENQKEAVLHTEGPLLVFAGAGSGKTKTLTFRVAYLIEELKINPKNILAVTFTNKAAEEMKDRIKKLLNKNIDFMWIGTFHSICARILRDEIYHLGFDKNFSIIDEEDSIKITEEAIKFLDLSKNYFIPQDIFSKISYIKSRGYFVEDFKPRDGYEEVIKRIFLRYEEIKKIGNMLDFDDLINFVTKLLNENDILARVYSEKFKFILVDEYQDINPSQHKLLKAITKYNKNIFVVGDDDQSIYRFRGSSSELMLQFKDDFDNVKVVYLAENYRSRELIVNAAKELISKNKKREEKPLVAIKEGGNKIKLYSALNEIDEARFVVNKIEELINSGIKPNEIAILYRTNAQSRNFEDFLILKNIPYRLVGGIKFYQRKEIKDIISYLRIILNDKDFLSLERVFNFPKIGIGEKTFEKIKNYLENGYSLEETIESVLLEIKNKKIELGLKNFLKNYKSWKVKKDDVFNLVDSILNDTNFIEELDEERKENIYEFLNIIKEFYERTQSKNLEDFLQYISLISDVDTIDSSEKITLMTVHSAKGLEFHTVFIVGLEEGLFPHFKSLLSKDDIEEERRLFYVAMTRAKEDLYFTYSLRRTRRGIPDFPDLSRFIKEIPSKYFENLNETDENKENLQYNNLSFQNSVKPVEIKFNKNDIIYHDEFGYGKIIEIVNDNINPYIVVDFGNGDIKKLSIKYSKIKRGE, encoded by the coding sequence ATGGGATTTATACTTAATTTGATAGAAAAAGAATTAAATGAAAATCAAAAAGAAGCAGTTCTTCATACAGAGGGGCCACTTCTTGTTTTTGCAGGAGCGGGAAGTGGAAAAACAAAAACACTTACTTTTAGAGTAGCATATTTAATAGAAGAACTAAAAATTAATCCAAAGAATATTCTTGCTGTTACATTCACTAACAAGGCAGCAGAAGAGATGAAAGATAGAATAAAAAAACTTTTAAATAAAAACATAGATTTTATGTGGATTGGAACTTTTCATTCAATTTGCGCCAGAATATTAAGAGACGAAATTTATCATTTAGGTTTTGATAAAAATTTTTCAATAATTGATGAAGAAGACTCAATAAAAATTACCGAAGAAGCAATTAAATTTTTAGATCTATCTAAAAATTACTTTATTCCACAAGATATTTTTTCAAAAATTTCTTATATAAAATCAAGAGGATATTTTGTTGAAGATTTTAAACCAAGAGATGGCTATGAAGAAGTAATAAAGAGAATTTTTTTAAGATATGAAGAAATTAAAAAAATTGGAAATATGCTTGATTTTGATGATTTAATAAACTTCGTAACAAAACTCCTAAATGAAAATGATATCCTTGCGAGAGTATATTCTGAAAAATTTAAATTTATCCTTGTTGATGAATATCAAGATATAAATCCATCACAACATAAACTTTTAAAAGCAATAACAAAATATAATAAAAATATTTTTGTTGTTGGAGACGATGATCAAAGTATATATAGATTTAGAGGTTCTAGTTCAGAACTAATGCTACAATTCAAAGATGATTTTGATAATGTTAAAGTTGTTTATCTTGCAGAAAATTATAGGAGTAGAGAATTAATTGTTAATGCTGCAAAAGAATTAATTTCTAAAAATAAAAAAAGAGAAGAGAAACCACTCGTTGCAATAAAAGAGGGAGGAAATAAAATTAAACTCTATTCTGCTTTAAATGAAATAGATGAGGCAAGATTTGTCGTTAATAAAATCGAAGAATTAATAAACTCAGGAATTAAACCAAATGAAATTGCAATTTTATATAGAACAAATGCTCAATCAAGAAATTTTGAAGATTTTTTGATTCTTAAAAATATTCCATATAGATTAGTTGGTGGAATTAAATTTTATCAAAGAAAAGAGATAAAGGATATAATTTCATATTTAAGAATAATTTTAAATGATAAAGATTTTTTGTCACTTGAGAGAGTTTTTAATTTTCCGAAGATTGGTATAGGTGAGAAGACTTTTGAAAAGATTAAAAATTATTTAGAAAATGGATATTCTCTTGAAGAGACGATTGAAAGCGTTTTATTAGAGATAAAAAATAAAAAAATAGAATTAGGTTTAAAAAATTTTCTAAAAAATTATAAAAGTTGGAAAGTTAAAAAGGATGATGTTTTTAATTTAGTAGATTCAATTTTGAATGATACAAATTTTATTGAAGAACTTGATGAAGAAAGAAAAGAAAATATATATGAATTTTTAAATATAATAAAAGAATTTTATGAAAGAACACAAAGTAAAAATCTTGAAGATTTTCTTCAATATATTTCATTAATAAGTGATGTTGATACTATTGATTCTTCAGAAAAAATAACACTTATGACTGTTCATTCAGCAAAAGGTTTAGAATTTCATACAGTTTTTATTGTTGGTTTAGAAGAAGGACTTTTTCCTCATTTTAAGTCTTTATTATCAAAAGACGATATTGAGGAAGAAAGAAGACTTTTTTATGTTGCAATGACAAGAGCAAAAGAAGATCTTTATTTTACTTATTCTTTAAGGAGAACAAGAAGAGGTATTCCTGATTTTCCAGATTTATCAAGATTTATTAAAGAAATACCTTCAAAGTATTTTGAAAATTTGAATGAAACAGATGAAAATAAAGAAAATTTACAATATAACAATTTAAGTTTTCAAAATTCTGTAAAACCAGTTGAAATAAAATTTAATAAAAATGATATTATTTATCATGATGAATTTGGATATGGAAAAATTATTGAAATTGTAAATGACAATATAAATCCTTATATTGTAGTTGATTTTGGAAATGGTGATATCAAAAAATTATCAATTAAATATTCAAAAATTAAAAGAGGTGAATAA